One Triplophysa rosa linkage group LG21, Trosa_1v2, whole genome shotgun sequence DNA segment encodes these proteins:
- the LOC130545285 gene encoding uncharacterized protein LOC130545285 produces MVNPPASSSPVPPPTASTAYVPHLLNLPANPTIVEPTSSRAQEACMSFNAGKCVRQRCHYLHVCSHCSGAHARLICPVHRNDNKKLKPCLSNPVNVLHLAFELSNHPNTHLTDYLLTGLAKGFNPGIASPLSHSLICPNFQSALAEPDTVDRLIEKEIDDKFIIGPCSTPPFTVFRASPICVATRKFSGKKRLIFDLSSPHGSPFPSINSLIPLEEFSLHYHDVDQAITLIKNAGRGAWLAKVDITSAFKVMLIHPDFWHLFCICWRKKFYFSIRLTFGCRSSPKIFDLLSETICWILPNNYTILYLIHLLDDFLIISPPDSIPAAHLSKVQEVFAKLGVPLARKKTLGPNTSVEFLGINLDSLNFQASLPKEKIDRTILIASSLIDTPRCSKRDLSILGHLNFAMCIIQQGRPFVSHLLSLASSVHALEDTIHLTSSCRDELSLWIQFLKQWNGISFFYNDMISHPDDIRLFTDAAPSVSFGGFYQDRWFASTWPPQLTVLPQSLASSALFELYPIVVVAYLWGKEWSASSIIIHCDNEATVHCINNGRSHSPALMPLLRRLTWISACDQFILTAKHIPGSKNQIADTLSRFSFQKFRLLAPEADPMPTPIPQYSELIFE; encoded by the coding sequence ATGGTCAACCCCCCCGCTTCCTCAAGCCCAGTCCCACCTCCCACTGCATCTACCGCTTATGTTCCGCACCTGCTAAATCTTCCAGCCAACCCAACCATTGTTGAACCCACCAGTTCTCGCGCACAAGAAGCTTGCATGAGTTTCAATGCAGGCAAATGTGTTAGGCAACGCTGCCACTATTTACATGTCTGTAGCCACTGCAGCGGTGCCCACGCCCGCTTGATTTGTCCTGTGCACAGGaatgacaataaaaaattgAAACCCTGCCTTTCGAATCCCGTGAATGTTTTGCATTTGGCTTTTGAATTATCCAACCACCCTAATACTCACCTTACAGACTACCTTTTAACTGGCCTCGCAAAAGGCTTCAATCCTGGCATCGCAAGCCCTCTCTCACACAGCTTAATCTGCCCTAATTTCCAGTCTGCGCTTGCAGAGCCCGATACGGTCGATCGCCTCATCGAAAAAGAGATCGATGACAAATTTATTATCGGCCCGTGCTCCACCCCCCCATTCACGGTTTTTCGCGCTAGCCCCATTTGTGTAGCCACGCGAAAATTCTCTGGAAAAAAGCGCCTCATATTTGATCTCTCGTCCCCACACGGCTCTCCTTTCCCAAGCATCAACAGTCTAATTCCACTCGAAGAATTTTCTCTTCATTATCATGACGTCGATCAAGCCATCACCCTAATAAAAAATGCCGGACGTGGTGCCTGGTTAGCCAAAGTAGATATCACCTCCGCATTTAAGGTCATGCTGATACACCCAGACTTTTGGCATCTCTTCTGCATCTGCTGGCGTAAGAAATTCTATTTTTCCATCCGCCTCACGTTCGGATGCAGAAGCAGCCCAAAAATATTCGACTTGTTGTCTGAGACAATCTGCTGGATTCTCCCAAACAACTACACAATTCTTTACCTTATCCATTTACTAGACGATTTTTTAATAATCTCACCTCCCGACTCCATTCCAGCCGCGCATCTTTCGAAAGTCCAAGAAGTATTTGCAAAACTCGGCGTTCCTCTCGCTCGAAAGAAAACTTTAGGACCTAACACTTCCGTTGAGTTTTTAGGCATTAATTTAGATTCACTAAACTTCCAAGCTTCCTTACCCAAGGAAAAAATCGATAGGACGATTTTGATCGCTTCCTCCCTGATAGACACCCCTCGCTGTTCTAAACGCGACTTGTCCATTCTCGGCCACTTAAATTTCGCGATGTGCATCATTCAGCAAGGCCGCCCTTTCGTTTCGCACCTCCTCTCCCTCGCATCTTCAGTTCACGCTCTAGAGGACACAATACACCTAACCAGCTCATGCCGCGACGAGCTGAGTCTATGGATCCAATTCCTTAAGCAATGGAACGGAATATCCTTTTTCTACAACGACATGATCTCCCACCCCGACGATATCCGCCTATTTACCGACGCCGCCCCCTCCGTCAGTTTCGGCGGCTTTTACCAAGACCGCTGGTTCGCCTCCACCTGGCCTCCCCAGCTCACAGTATTACCACAGTCTCTCGCATCCTCTGCATTATTCGAGCTTTACCCAATAGTCGTAGTGGCTTACCTGTGGGGCAAAGAATGGTCTGCCTCCAGCATCATAATTCATTGCGACAATGAAGCAACGGTGCACTGCATCAATAACGGTCGCTCTCATTCACCCGCCTTAATGCCTCTCCTCAGACGCCTCACATGGATATCGGCATGCGATCAGTTCATTTTGACAGCCAAACACATACCCGGGTCAAAAAATCAGATAGCAGACACTCTTTCTCGATTTTCCTTCCAAAAGTTTAGGCTGTTGGCGCCGGAGGCGGACCCCATGCCAACGCCGATCCCTCAATATTCGGAGCTGATCTTCGAGTAA